In Edaphobacter paludis, a single window of DNA contains:
- a CDS encoding universal stress protein gives MRLFEDHLEFGSNSILLATDLSSSSDTATVYAAQLARRYNAKITALEVFDYAWAGSPKTGGIPIGLAVMESAAEDALEELRVNLCKEKVQCDAMLVDGDPASEILKAIAQKNVDVVVLGTHGKEGFDRFAWGSVAEEVLRKASCAVLIVGPKVPRPTQYELTLRNLVFATDFSPPSRRAASYAFTLASDFDACLHLVHILPSSIEGCSDETELANASKQALIVISQNQTSACHNLSNEVSYGEHVDDAILARADVDSADLIVLGVRRASQLASHVPDITSHIIGEAKCPVLTISS, from the coding sequence TTGCGACAGATTTGTCTTCATCTTCTGACACGGCAACGGTGTATGCAGCGCAACTTGCGCGAAGATATAACGCCAAGATTACCGCCTTAGAAGTCTTCGATTATGCCTGGGCAGGTAGCCCAAAGACCGGAGGGATCCCCATCGGTCTTGCCGTCATGGAATCTGCAGCCGAAGATGCCTTGGAGGAATTGCGGGTTAATTTGTGCAAGGAAAAGGTGCAGTGCGATGCCATGCTCGTTGATGGCGATCCAGCAAGTGAAATCCTGAAGGCAATTGCCCAAAAGAATGTTGATGTTGTCGTCTTAGGGACGCATGGTAAAGAGGGATTCGATCGTTTCGCCTGGGGTTCTGTGGCTGAGGAGGTCTTACGAAAAGCGAGTTGCGCGGTTCTAATTGTTGGCCCCAAAGTTCCCAGGCCCACACAGTACGAATTAACACTTCGGAATTTAGTATTTGCTACAGACTTTAGTCCTCCATCGAGGAGAGCCGCCTCTTACGCGTTCACGCTAGCCTCTGATTTCGACGCATGTCTGCACCTGGTTCACATTTTGCCCTCTTCGATTGAGGGATGTTCAGATGAAACAGAACTTGCAAATGCTTCTAAGCAAGCTTTGATAGTTATAAGTCAGAACCAAACCTCGGCTTGTCACAATTTAAGCAATGAAGTCAGTTATGGTGAACATGTTGACGACGCGATTCTTGCGCGTGCAGACGTGGACAGTGCCGATTTGATTGTCTTGGGAGTACGGAGGGCATCCCAGTTGGCATCTCATGTTCCCGACATCACATCTCACATCATTGGTGAAGCGAAATGTCCTGTTCTGACTATAAGTTCATAG
- a CDS encoding pentapeptide repeat-containing protein: MKDFSISKRLELHAVWLKTLGTEGIRLDLAGDDMRGAQLRNASLVGAKLCGTDFRHADLSHVNFTGSDLAGADLRGADLQGADFATASLKGVRLRSANLHKANLPHATLRYSDLRGTILIEANLTDADMMSANLKGVNMSDSKLRAANLCGADLSNAILTGADLSYAELLGASFRGAVFDENTTFKHATINADAVWNANISVIRKENLPTAHCVG, translated from the coding sequence ATGAAAGACTTTTCAATCTCGAAGAGACTTGAACTGCATGCAGTCTGGCTGAAGACTTTGGGGACAGAGGGAATACGTCTCGATTTGGCGGGAGATGATATGCGCGGTGCGCAATTACGTAATGCAAGCCTCGTGGGTGCAAAATTGTGCGGAACTGATTTTAGGCATGCCGATCTTAGCCATGTTAACTTCACAGGCTCCGATCTCGCGGGTGCTGATCTTCGCGGCGCAGACCTCCAGGGAGCCGATTTTGCAACCGCCAGCCTCAAGGGAGTTAGGCTCAGAAGCGCGAATCTCCATAAAGCCAATCTGCCACACGCCACACTCAGGTATTCCGATCTGCGCGGTACTATACTTATCGAAGCCAATCTCACCGACGCAGATATGATGAGCGCTAACCTCAAAGGCGTAAATATGAGCGATTCAAAGCTTAGGGCCGCGAACCTTTGTGGGGCTGATCTGAGTAATGCCATCCTTACTGGAGCCGATTTGAGCTATGCAGAGCTCTTAGGAGCCAGCTTCCGAGGCGCAGTTTTCGATGAAAATACGACCTTCAAACATGCAACCATTAATGCCGATGCAGTCTGGAATGCAAATATCTCTGTCATCCGGAAAGAGAACCTCCCTACAGCGCATTGCGTCGGATAA
- the glgX gene encoding glycogen debranching protein GlgX — translation MGNWHHVRAEPHKFTSQERSVSHPYPLGPTVSPDGTNFSVFSATATGMEIVLFDHVDSLQPARIIRLDPDLHRTSHYWHIFVPAIRSGQLYGYRAYGPDNPSSGHRFDSQKVLIDPYGKSVAVGKLYSRAASSQPGNNAASAMKTVVADLSNFDWEGDRPLNRSFRETVIYEMHVGGFTRHHASGLDRVKRGTYLGVIEKISYLQELGITAVELLPIFQFDAQDAPPGLSNYWGYSPVSFFAPHLAYSTSSDPIACLDEFRTMVKELHRAGIEVILDVVYNHTAESDEHGPTLCFRGLENSFYYLLNKDKSTYANYTGAGNTLKANHSVVKRLILDSLRYWVSEMHVDGFRFDLASIFSRSESGEPMVNSPIVWEIDSDPVLAGTKLIAEAWDKGGLYQVGSFGQDKWKEWNGQFRDDIRCFVRGDPNTVLKLRERLTGSLDLYRTATHSPAQSINFVTCHDGFTLNDLVSYNSKHNEANHELNRDGTDVNFSWNCGIEGPTNNAEITILRAQQMKNFFTLTLISAGTPMILMGDEVRRTQSGNNNPYCQDNETSWFDWGLCAANCDLLRFVQLMIRIRLNFGGRGGDRQETLEEYLSRTRIEWHGVKLGKPDWNSNSHSIAFSLQDSSVGQVHYIAINAYWKPLEFELPPVTNEPNGGWLRLIDTSLPSPDDIVEERNGIRVDGTSYAVNPRSIVILYYNYIMNNHSIQIDCLPRSSEEENFGESTN, via the coding sequence ATGGGTAACTGGCATCACGTACGTGCAGAGCCGCATAAATTTACCTCTCAGGAGAGATCTGTCAGCCATCCCTATCCCCTTGGCCCTACAGTGAGTCCTGACGGTACAAACTTTAGCGTTTTTTCAGCTACCGCCACGGGAATGGAGATTGTTCTGTTTGACCATGTGGATTCCCTTCAGCCAGCCCGCATCATCCGTCTTGATCCAGATCTCCATCGCACGTCTCATTACTGGCACATCTTTGTACCCGCAATACGGTCGGGACAACTTTATGGATATCGCGCCTATGGCCCAGACAATCCTTCAAGCGGACATCGTTTTGACAGTCAGAAAGTCCTGATCGATCCTTATGGCAAGAGTGTTGCCGTTGGTAAACTCTATAGCCGCGCGGCTTCCAGCCAACCAGGGAATAATGCGGCTTCCGCAATGAAGACCGTTGTGGCTGATCTCAGCAACTTCGATTGGGAGGGAGACAGGCCACTCAACCGATCCTTCCGCGAGACTGTCATCTACGAGATGCATGTGGGAGGTTTTACACGACACCATGCCTCGGGTCTAGATAGGGTGAAGCGAGGTACCTATCTTGGGGTCATCGAAAAGATTTCGTATCTCCAAGAGTTAGGGATCACGGCGGTCGAACTACTACCCATCTTCCAGTTTGACGCCCAAGACGCTCCGCCGGGACTTAGCAATTACTGGGGCTATAGTCCAGTGTCTTTTTTTGCTCCTCATCTGGCCTATAGTACCTCGAGTGATCCTATTGCTTGTCTCGATGAATTTAGAACTATGGTAAAGGAACTCCACCGTGCTGGGATTGAGGTAATCCTCGATGTTGTATACAACCACACTGCTGAGTCTGATGAGCACGGCCCCACTCTATGTTTTCGTGGACTAGAAAACAGTTTTTACTATTTACTTAATAAGGATAAATCTACGTATGCAAACTACACTGGTGCCGGCAATACTCTCAAGGCAAACCATTCAGTGGTCAAACGCCTCATTCTCGATAGTCTAAGATATTGGGTCTCAGAGATGCACGTAGACGGCTTTCGTTTTGATCTCGCCTCGATCTTTTCCCGAAGCGAGTCAGGTGAGCCAATGGTAAATTCTCCGATCGTTTGGGAAATCGATTCGGATCCCGTCCTCGCAGGTACGAAGCTAATTGCTGAGGCATGGGACAAAGGTGGCTTATATCAGGTCGGCAGTTTCGGACAGGACAAGTGGAAGGAATGGAACGGACAATTTCGCGATGACATTCGATGTTTTGTTAGAGGTGATCCGAATACTGTCCTTAAGCTTAGGGAACGTTTAACCGGTAGCCTCGATCTGTATAGAACGGCCACTCATTCGCCAGCGCAGAGTATCAACTTCGTTACGTGCCATGACGGCTTCACTCTCAATGATCTGGTCTCCTACAACAGCAAACACAATGAAGCAAACCATGAGCTTAACCGCGATGGCACAGACGTAAATTTCAGTTGGAACTGCGGAATCGAAGGCCCAACTAACAATGCCGAGATTACGATCCTCCGGGCGCAGCAGATGAAGAATTTCTTCACTCTCACACTGATCTCGGCCGGTACGCCGATGATACTTATGGGAGATGAAGTTCGACGAACGCAATCCGGCAATAACAATCCATACTGCCAGGATAACGAGACCTCTTGGTTCGATTGGGGGCTCTGTGCTGCCAACTGCGATCTCCTCCGGTTTGTACAGCTCATGATTCGCATTCGACTCAACTTTGGCGGGAGAGGCGGAGATCGACAAGAGACTCTGGAAGAGTATTTGAGCAGGACCCGTATCGAATGGCATGGGGTTAAACTGGGCAAGCCTGACTGGAACAGCAACTCCCATAGTATTGCCTTCTCATTGCAAGACTCATCGGTTGGCCAGGTCCATTACATCGCGATCAATGCCTATTGGAAACCATTGGAGTTTGAACTCCCTCCTGTCACGAACGAACCGAACGGAGGCTGGCTACGTCTAATTGACACCTCGCTGCCCTCTCCTGACGATATCGTTGAGGAAAGAAATGGAATACGGGTCGACGGGACTAGTTATGCGGTCAATCCGCGATCCATCGTCATCTTGTATTACAACTACATCATGAATAACCATTCGATACAAATAGACTGTCTGCCTCGATCTTCAGAAGAAGAAAACTTCGGAGAGTCTACAAATTGA